A single genomic interval of Bradyrhizobium sp. AZCC 1693 harbors:
- the bioB gene encoding biotin synthase BioB, producing the protein MLEVRDELAVTAPLADAPEWTSEAAWSLYQLPFNDLLFQAQSIHRRHFDPNRVQLSKLLNIKTGGCPEDCGYCSQSSHHSTGLVASKLMDVEKVIAEARKARDGGATRYCMGAAWRNPKPRDMDAIVEMIGAVKALGLETCMTLGMLDRDQSDRLSAAGLDYYNHNIDTSARYYPRVTSTRAFADRLDTLENVRQSGMKVCCGGILGMGEEETDRVEMLVTLANLAEPPESVPINMLIPIAGTPLAEAAPIAPIEFVRIVALARIMMPKSYVRLSAGRSAMTDEMQALCFFAGANSIFVGDTLLTAGNPEDEADRKLFKRLGLQAI; encoded by the coding sequence ATGCTCGAAGTGCGGGATGAGTTGGCTGTGACGGCGCCGCTTGCGGACGCTCCGGAATGGACGAGCGAGGCGGCCTGGTCGCTCTATCAGTTGCCGTTCAACGATCTGCTGTTCCAGGCGCAATCCATTCACCGCCGGCATTTCGATCCCAACCGCGTGCAGCTCAGCAAGCTGCTCAATATCAAGACCGGCGGCTGCCCGGAAGATTGCGGCTATTGCAGCCAGTCCTCGCATCATTCGACGGGTCTTGTCGCCTCGAAGCTGATGGACGTCGAAAAGGTCATCGCTGAAGCGCGGAAGGCGCGAGACGGCGGCGCAACGCGCTACTGCATGGGCGCGGCATGGCGCAATCCGAAACCGAGAGACATGGATGCCATCGTCGAAATGATCGGCGCGGTGAAGGCGCTCGGGCTCGAGACCTGCATGACGCTGGGCATGCTGGACCGCGATCAGTCGGACCGCCTCAGCGCCGCGGGGCTCGACTACTACAACCACAATATCGATACGTCGGCGCGCTATTACCCGCGGGTGACCTCGACGCGCGCGTTTGCCGATCGTCTCGACACGCTGGAGAATGTCCGGCAATCCGGCATGAAAGTGTGTTGCGGCGGCATCCTTGGCATGGGCGAGGAAGAAACCGACCGCGTCGAAATGCTGGTCACGCTTGCGAACCTCGCCGAGCCGCCGGAAAGCGTTCCGATCAACATGCTGATTCCCATTGCCGGCACGCCGCTCGCCGAAGCGGCGCCGATCGCGCCAATCGAGTTTGTCCGGATCGTCGCGCTGGCGCGCATCATGATGCCGAAATCATATGTCCGCCTGTCAGCGGGCCGCTCGGCGATGACCGATGAGATGCAGGCGCTCTGCTTCTTTGCGGGGGCGAACTCGATCTTCGTCGGCGACACCTTATTGACGGCCGGCAATCCGGAGGACGAGGCCGACCGCAAGCTGTTCAAGCGGCTCGGACTGCAGGCGATCTGA